Proteins from one Macrobrachium rosenbergii isolate ZJJX-2024 chromosome 14, ASM4041242v1, whole genome shotgun sequence genomic window:
- the LOC136845972 gene encoding proliferation marker protein Ki-67-like, protein MKILGYIIVVKRSGNDGTPYPLTSANPSCSIGRGIECDIRVQLPVVSCQHCRIEVEASGKAYLTNISSSNPAYLNDVRLCPEEVRLLNHTDVIHIADRKLRWEYPEESALCLTRKENVTFKILTPKSKAPVSYQQKVPSNDISNRVDAGEQIQDAARRKKVSFGRELDPEHFDILLPPSTPIRKGEKPDSFAFASPYTNNSVKRATRLSAVPSTPSIAEEVGAETPTKSLLRRRSPTPIKPYLARSLGLLTPKSLSKNSNTSEQIASKVETNGDSGSHELENSPSSSPNNGASKSSPKSPVQSPKTMKKPHALSSQASPETTNVKQKLRTPSPKISSKPSSPKVVSETPGSKSVSTSLEHSCVTPSRKLPQIPISKSASKTGDKLIPDTKQDQESFDSSLLVVKDGASPTLKHRKTESDIIEDKLGSSQKSRQSLSVDVSVSEEDSQAKAHELPLTENHAIDISKGPKLTPSPRKGRCNELKKLTGVCWSSPRKLHLGKRESPMRKISKSGPLKRQSLRTPRNPKLKASGMTKKNTPVILFDDKTELYKVHDTSRISKINTPSNLKTKTLVLDLDGRTHSEDTLQTSEANKNETTKVTPLKGGPSKRSEEEILKTPKVGEVEMSGDVTNLTQEEDMPEAPEIDKTKSLGVDMSEVLETGKVVTDVEVLKTPKATTSAIVTPLTPTENMPEADKTKLPDCEISKALEPENPETDIDRSRKQDVGVPKSPRAKSPKINTPKTTGKTPKTGKNTTNLRTPNGDMSKRSEEILKTPKVGEVELSGDDTNLTLDGDISEAPDIDETKLLGAEQVLAVIDTPKEQAVGALRTPKSKSPKINSPQTTGKTPKTIKNTTTNLRTPKGEMSKRSEELPKTPKVGEVEISGGDTNLTLDEDMPEAPEIDNTKLLGVEKPKTVIETYKIQEVAVPRTPRSNSPKINTPKTTGKTPKMSKSMTINMRTPKGDMSKSSEEEIPQTPKLGEVEISGGDTNLTLEEDMPEAPESDKTKSLGAEEAKAGVDTPKEDVGVPRTVRSKSPKIKTPKTSEDTTTNPGTPKGDISKKSEIPKTPKISEVEISGDDTNLTVEDMPEAPEIDKNKLLGVEEAITDIGTPKEHDVGVSRTPKSNSPKINTPKIMEVVCSKTPEVRITRLDTPSSLSDGSSKEGKNHKSSTPKIPKVQMLRDDCTLVGKVALTEVSETVETEAMLSTCDVEKKDLGSLDMGSGLDYNHSPSTNKSHAAKSPSKRKSSGASRKSIRVMDLGKRKTPMRKILKPVSVKKAKQRCKLPIVASTVEHIKKRKASLSPASPQRKKMKIGTKTPSAGNTAGPTKMPKTTEKAKKSWANILKEGLMAHGIPAAKAHKASIVMDKARQLRRTRKQKVIEDFIPTFNQEIPKNFNFTQSTGHVDSPAPIIIRKKIAKTPKVPMYRKGQKTNVEKGTKESISDIDLEGLTDLLNTPKSKDKDIIKEVTGWTLPDIVNHFTPLSKAVRVKEMFVKNRGKTPLNKVPNQETKTPGTPSSLNSFSTVTSPGKDSMFSPVTPPNANISRRTRSLSSVTNTPVSHADTTNFDFCAVKTPDITSDNLISPLVTPDVDVKSSEHLLSSQESVLESPVPIETDVTTFDFENAVTPVVTPDVFVSPMSTRSRLTTPRVGKSQKVSQSVGSAKRNIALSEIDETLADVSNARETSFCDVDILHTPKTNNSNVLNIKRLLIMPKESSASNSTEEPVQISQVQGENHAIGSPDVTDMKLEGLKTPAGEQGQDDTNMKMKRLLRTPKECVPENDPNYTDDDSIKNPPVTPTAEQQPSSKDFSGQKRQLRSSKQVESPGTDYSNVAGIRKLMKTPKADVHEHEPDYTDVAGVKKLMETPKPDVSIHKPDYTDVDGVENLLRTPVAEKEPDYTDVAHMKRLTKISRLEVESPGTDYSDVAGIKKLMKTPRGDVPEADVAGIRELLRTPQAPVIEEPDYRDVAGLKRLLRTPIASVESPGNDYSDVVGVKKLMKTPKVVSNPEPDYANVAGLKKLLSTPNSAPESPTADYTNVHGIKKLLRTPKSAVDVTPEGDYSDVTGVKKLMKTPTTRLSEQKGDYSNVVGLKKLLKTPKTDNSPVADYTNVLGIKKLVSTPGEEVPEREADYSHITGIRKILKTPKAGPASPQADYSQVTGLKKLLLTPKDVVPEHEADYTDVSGLKKLLRSPVTSEKESRPECDYTNVHGLKKLLKTPQRSKNMEPDYSSPKGLKKLMATPRKVDSEPLSDYTNVTGLKNLLKTPTATMKSPQADYTQVYGVRNLLKTPKAIHKSSDADLEGLSYLLKTPLSDNSNVEQLLDLVQESVSPAKSSSRAPTVTCLETESVCENIPPKDDLKTVVDLVRDENVKEVVSPRRSHRNNKKQSNADDALIKNLRGTNRKRTREQTKDGSGYTEKDAEEVHPTKNKRSRTTMSKSSAGDSENKFVLEKSENKENEFGTTEDEKEVIEDTNKKTRSRRNQQTHTPAHEPSSTDSEIHTSSSEKDKKSATKTSARRVHFETPTSELVTEEKSSSAVRRGRPKKALEKSDSSATDMSEILDGKTENNKRTERPTRRTKGQSEKTKAEEGQSEHSKEEKYEKIATEKSDNSMNDMSEIVDGKTENSKKSERSTRRVRGLSEKIKAEEGHSQDSKENKSGKVTVEKYDSSVEDISGILDGKTEDNKKAERPSRRKRGQSEKTQAEEDLPQDSKENKSGKVTVKKSNNSTEDMSEILDEKTEDKKTGRPTRRTRGQPEKTKAEDLSQESKENKSGKVTVGKSNSSTEDTSEILEEKTEENKKTGRPTRRTRGQSEKTKAEEVNEDAHEKTTGVKQEGNTASKGSNHEKEISDKITKKSGRQPRVKKTLNDNDIDGKEEETQSTTKHGNKQVTLENEVRSTRRGNKNMPSEEEIPTTPRRGRRKKLSEEEEAVTPSKREEVQLTKRGNKQVAVENEVQSTKCIKNTASEEENQPTPRRGRRKKPSEEDKAPPSKSEEDIQPTTNCGNKKVALESEVQSTKRGNKKMASEDKKIVSEEEIQPTTKRGRRKRPSEEEIASPPKRVSRRTRAQK, encoded by the exons ATGAAAATTCTTGGGTACATCATTGTAGTAAAGAGATCTGGGAATGATGGCACTCCTTATCCATTAACAAGTGCCAATCCCAGCTGCAGTATTGGACGGGGAATCGAGTGTGATATCAGGGTACAACTTCCCGTTGTGTCATGCCAGCACTGTAGAATTGAAGTTGAAGCCAGTGGAAAG GCATATTTAACAAATATCAGTTCAAGTAATCCTGCGTATTTGAATGATGTAAGGCTGTGTCCAGAAGAAGTCAGACTCTTGAATCATACAGATGTAATCCACATTGCAGACCGCAAACTGCGGTGGGAGTACCCTGAAGAGTCTGCTTTATGTCtaacaaggaaagaaaatgtaacaTTCAAGATCTTGACTCCAAAATCTAAAGCTCCAGTCAGCTATCAGCAAAAGGTCCCTTCAAATG ACATCAGTAACAGAGTGGATGCTGGAGAACAAATACAGGATGCTGCCAGGCGAAAAAAAGTATCTTTTGGTCGCGAACTAGACCCAGAACACTTTGACATACTTCTTCCTCCTTCTACACCAATCAGAAAAGGAGAGAAACCAGATAGTTTTGCATTTGCAAGTCCATATACAAATAATAGTGTTAAAAGAGCCACTCGTTTATCAGCTGTGCCTTCAACTCCTAGTATTGCTGAAGAAGTTGGTGCTGAAACTCCCACAAAGAGTTTGCTGAGGAGACGTAGTCCCACACCAATAAAACCATACCTTGCTCGAAGCCTAGGTCTTCTTACACCAAAGTCGTTATCTAAAAACTCTAATACATCCGAGCAAATTGCTTCAAAAGTTGAAACAAATGGTGATTCTGGCTCTCATGAATTGGAAAATTCCCCTTCCTCCAGCCCAAATAATGGAGCATCTAAGTCTAGTCCCAAATCTCCAGTTCAGTCTCCTAAGACCATGAAAAAACCTCATGCTTTGAGTTCCCAGGCATCACCAGAGACTACAAATGTCAAACAGAAATTAAGGACTCCAAGTCCTAAGATTTCATCAAAGCCTTCAAGTCCAAAAGTTGTTTCAGAGACTCCTGGTTCCAAGTCTGTATCTACAAGTCTAGAGCACTCTTGTGTTACACCTAGTAGAAAACTACCTCAGATTCCCATTTCAAAGTCTGCATCAAAAACTGGTGATAAGTTAATACCAGACACCAAGCAGGACCAGGAATCATTTGACTCTTCCCTATTGGTTGTAAAAGATGGAGCTTCACCAacattaaaacataggaaaacagagAGTGACATTATTgaagataagttaggaagttccCAGAAGTCTAGGCAATCATTATCGGTTGATGTTAGTGTCAGTGAAGAAGATTCACAGGCAAAGGCACATGAGTTGCCtctgacagagaatcatgccataGATATTTCTAAGGGGCCCAAGCTTACACCTTCACCAAGGAAAGGAAGATGTAATGAACTTAAGAAACTTACAGGTGTGTGCTGGTCATCTCCCAGAAAACTTCATTTGGGGAAGAGAGAATCTCCAATGAGAAAGATTTCAAAGTCTGGGCCACTGAAAAGACAGTCATTGAGAACACCAAGAAATCCTAAGCTTAAAGCATCTGGAATGACCAAAAAAAACACTCCTGTGATACTTTTTGATGACAAAACTGAACTGTATAAGGTCCATGACACATCCAGAATATCCAAGATCAATACACCCAGCAATTTGAAGACTAAAACACTAGTTCTAGATCTAGATGGGAGAACACACAGTGAGGACACATTACAGACATCAGAGGCTAACAAAAACGAGACCACAAAGGTGACACCTCTCAAGGGTGGCCCATCAAAGAGGTCAGAGGAGGAGATATTAAAAACTCCAAAAGTAGGTGAAGTTGAGATGTCTGGAGACGTCACAAATTTGACACAAGAGGAGGACATGCCTGAAGCACCTGAAATTGACAAAACCAAATCACTAGGAGTTGACATGTCCGAAGTATTGGAGACTGGCAAAGTTGTAACTGATGTGGAAGTGCTAAAGACACCTAAGGCTACAACATCAGCAATTGTCACACCTTTGACACCAACAGAGAACATGCCTGAAGCTGACAAAACCAAATTACCAGACTGTGAAATTTCCAAGGCATTAGAGCCTGAAAACCCTGAGACAGATATTGACAGATCCAGGAAACAAGACGTGGGTGTACCCAAAAGTCCTAGGGCTAAGTCACCTAAAATTAACACTCCCAAGACAACAGGGAAGACACCTAAGACTggtaaaaacacaacaaatctgAGAACACCCAATGGTGACATGTCTAAGAGATCAGAGGAGATTCTCAAAACTCCAAAAGTAGGTGAAGTTGAGTTGTCAGGGGATGACACAAATTTGACACTTGATGGAGACATATCTGAAGCACCTGATATTGACGAAACCAAGTTACTAGGGGCTGAACAAGTCCTGGCAGTTATTGATACACCCAAGGAACAAGCAGTGGGTGCACTCAGAACACCTAAGTCCAAGTCGCCAAAAATCAACAGTCCCCAGACAACAGGTAAAACacctaaaactattaaaaatacgACCACAAATCTTAGAACACCCAAGGGTGAAATGTCTAAGAGATCAGAGGAGCTCCCGAAAACTCCAAAAGTAGGTGAAGTTGAGATTTCAGGGGGCGACACAAATTTGACACTAGATGAAGACATGCCTGAAGCACCTGAAATTGACAACACCAAATTACTAGGGGTTGAAAAACCCAAGACAGTGATTGAAACATATAAGATACAAGAAGTGGCTGTGCCCAGAACACCTAGGtctaattcaccaaaaatcaacaCCCCCAAGACAACAGGTAAAACACCTAAGATGAGTAAAAGCATGACCATAAATATGAGAACACCCAAGGGTGACATGTCTAAGTCTTCAGAGGAGGAGATACCCCAAACTCCAAAATTAGGTGAAGTTGAGATTTCAGGGGGTGATACAAATTTGACACTGGAGGAAGACATGCCTGAAGCACCTGAAAGTGACAAAACAAAATCACTAGGGGCTGAAGAAGCCAAGGCAGGTGTTGACACACCCAAGGAAGATGTTGGTGTGCCCAGAACAGTTAGGTCTaagtcaccaaaaataaaaacacctaaGACTAGTGAAGACACCACCACAAATCCGGGAACACCCAAGGGTGACATATCTAAGAAATCAGAGATCCCCAAAACTCCAAAAATAAGTGAAGTTGAGATTTCAGGGGATGACACAAATTTGACAGTAGAAGACATGCCTGAAGCACCTgaaattgacaaaaacaaattactaggGGTTGAAGAAGCCATAACAGATATTGGCACACCCAAGGAACATGATGTGGGTGTGTCCAGAACACCTAAGtctaattcaccaaaaatcaacaCCCCGAAGATAATGGAAGTGGTCTGTTCCAAGACACCTGAAGTAAGGATAACAAGGTTGGACACTCCTAGCTCCCTCAGTGATGGTTCTTCCAAAGAGGGTAAGAATCACAAGTCCAGCACACCAAAGATCCCCAAAGTTCAGATGCTTAGGGATGACTGTACTTTGGTGGGTAAGGTTGCTCTAACTGAAGTGTCCGAAACTGTTGAGACTGAGGCTATGTTGAGCACTTGTGATGTGGAAAAAAAAGATCTAGGGTCATTAGATATGGGAAGTGGCCTAGACTACAATCATAGTCCTAGCACCAATAAAAGTCATGCTGCAAAATCTCCATCTAAGCGCAAGAGTTCAGGGGCATCCCGCAAGTCAATCAGAGTAATGGATCTCGGGAAAAGGAAGACTCCTATGAGAAAAATCTTGAAGCCTGTTTCAGTtaagaaagcaaaacaaagatgCAAACTACCAATTGTGGCTAGCACTGTTGaacacattaaaaaaaggaaagcaagtCTAAGTCCTGCTTCCCCTCAgcgtaaaaagatgaaaattggaACAAAAACACCAAGTGCAG GAAACACAGCAGGCCCCACAAAAATGCCTAAAACTACagagaaagcaaagaaatctTGGGCTAATATTTTGAAGGAGGGGCTCATGGCTCATGGTATACCAGCAGCAAAGGCTCATAAGGCTAGCATTGTGATGGACAAGGCTAGACAACTTCGTCGCACTCGAAAGCAAAAGGTCATAGAAGATTTTATTCCCACTTTTAATCAA gaaattcCTAAGAACTTCAACTTTACACAGTCAACAGGACATGTTGATTCCCCTGCTCCAATAATTATTCGGAAGAAAATAGCTAAAACACCCAAAGTACCCATGTATCGTAAAGGGCAGAAGACTAATGTTGAAAAAGGCACTAAAGAAAGTATCAGTGATATTGATCTAGAAGGCCTGACTGACCTTTTGAATACCCCAAAGAGTAAGGATAAGGATATAATCAAAGAGGTAACAGGTTGGACACTGCCTGATATTGTTAATCATTTTACACCATTGTCTAAAGCTGTGAGAGTGAAGGAAATGTTTGTGAAGAACAGAGGAAAGACACCACTGAATAAGGTACCTAATCAGGAAACAAAGACACCTGGAACTCCCTCTAGCTTAAATTCTTTCTCTACTGTAACCTCTCCTGGGAAAGATAGTATGTTTTCTCCTGTCACACCTCCAAATGCTAATATTTCCAGGAGAACAAGATCTCTGTCATCAGTTACTAACACACCTGTGTCTCATGCAGACACCACAAATTTTGATTTCTGTGCTGTTAAAACACCTGATATAACAAGTGACAACTTAATATCTCCTCTTGTGACTCCAGATGTTGATGTTAAGAGCTCAGAACATTTACTTAGTTCACAGGAGTCTGTTCTAGAATCACCAGTACCAATTGAAACAGATGTTACcacttttgattttgaaaatgcaGTTACACCTGTTGTCACACCTGATGTTTTTGTTTCTCCAATGAGCACCAGATCTAGACTTACAACTCCAAGAGTAGGAAAGTCACAAAAAGTTTCACAGTCTGTAGGCAGTGCTAAAAGAAATATTGCACTCAGTGAAATAGATGAAACCTTAGCAGATGTTAGTAATGCTAGAGAAACTTCATTCTGTGATGTTGATATTTTACACACTCCAAAAACGAATAATTCAAATGTCTTAAACATTAAGAGATTGCTTATAATGCCCAAGGAATCCTCTGCAAGTAATAGCACAGAAGAACCTGTACAAATAAGCCAAGTACAGGGAGAGAATCATGCCATAGGTAGCCCTGATGTCACTGACATGAAACTTGAAGGACTGAAAACACCTGCAGGGGAACAAGGACAAGATGACacgaatatgaaaatgaagaggcTGTTAAGAACTCCTAAAGAATGTGTTCCAGAAAATGATCCTAATTATACTGATGATGACAGTATTAAAAACCCTCCAGTAACACCAACAGCAGAACAACAACCTAGCTCCAAAGATTTTTCAGGGCAGAAAAGGCAATTGAGATCTTCCAAACAAGTGGAAAGCCCTGGAACTGATTACTCTAATGTGGCTGGTATTAGGAAATTAATGAAGACACCAAAAGCTGATGTTCACGAACATGAACCGGATTACACAGATGTTGCTGGTGTTAAGAAGTTAATGGAGACACCAAAACCTGATGTTTCTATACATAAGCCTGATTACACAGATGTTGATGGTGTTGAAAATTTGCTTAGAACGCCAGTGGCTGAAAAAGAACCTGATTACACAGATGTTGCACATATGAAAAGGCTGACGAAAATTTCGAGATTAGAAGTTGAAAGTCCTGGAACTGATTATTCAGATGTTGCGGGCATTAAGAAATTAATGAAGACACCAAGAGGTGATGTTCCTGAGGCTGATGTTGCTGGTATCAGAGAACTCCTTAGAACACCACAGGCACCAGTAATTGAAGAACCTGATTATAGAGATGTTGCAGGATTGAAAAGATTGTTGAGAACTCCTATAGCATCTGTAGAAAGTCCAGGAAATGATTATTCTGATGTGGTTGGTGTTAAAAAGTTGATGAAAACACCAAAAGTTGTTTCTAACCCTGAACCTGATTATGCTAATGTTGCTGGGTTGAAGAAGTTATTGTCAACGCCTAATTCAGCTCCAGAATCTCCTACTGCTGATTATACTAATGTTCATGGTATCAAGAAACTGTTAAGAACTCCAAAGTCTGCTGTGGATGTAACTCCTGAAGGGGATTACTCAGATGTAACTGGAGTGAAGAAACTCATGAAAACTCCTACAACACGATTGTCAGAACAGAAAGGTGACTATAGTAATGTAGTTGGTTTGAAAAAGTTGTTGAAAACCCCCAAAACTGATAATTCTCCTGTAGCCGATTATACTAATGTACTTGGAATAAAGAAGCTTGTGTCAACACCAGGTGAAGAAGTACCAGAGCGTGAAGCTGACTATTCTCATATTACcggaataagaaaaattttaaaaacaccgAAGGCAGGCCCTGCGAGTCCTCAAGCAGATTATTCCCAGGTGACAGGTCTGAAGAAGTTGCTTTTAACACCAAAGGATGTAGTTCCCGAGCATGAAGCTGATTATACTGATGTCTCAGGCCTTAAAAAGTTGCTCAGAAGTCCTGTTACTTCAGAAAAGGAAAGTCGCCCAGAGTGTGATTACACAAATGTTCATGGCCTTAAAAAACTTCTGAAAACACCGCAGAGAAGTAAAAACATGGAGCCAGACTATAGTAGTCCAAAAGGGCTTAAGAAATTAATGGCAACACCAAGAAAGGTTGATTCTGAACCATTGTCAGATTACACAAATGTTACAGGGCTGAAGAACTTATTGAAGACACCAACTGCAACAATGAAATCCCCACAAGCAGATTATACTCAGGTATATGGGGTACGAAATCTTTTGAAAACACCCAAGGCTATTCATAAATCTTCTGATGCTGACCTTGAAGGACTAAGCTACCTCTTAAAAACTCCATTATCAGACAATTCAAATGTTGAGCAGTTGCTAGATTTGGTCCAAGAGTCTGTTTCTCCAGCAAAGTCATCTAGCAGAGCTCCAACAGTTACTTGCCTAGAAACTGAATCTGTCTGTGAAAATATACCTCCAAAAGATGATTTGAAGACAGTTGTTGATTTAGTGAGagatgaaaatgttaaagaaGTTGTAAGCCCCCGAAGAAGCCAtagaaataacaagaaacaaagTAATGCAGATGATGCACTCATTAAGAACCTCAGAGGAACTAACAGAAAAAGGACAAGAGAACAAACAAAAGATGGTTCTGGATACACTGAAAAGGATGCAGAGGAAGTACATCCAACCAAAAACAAACGTTCTAGAACCACTATGAGCAAGTCATCAGCAGGtgacagtgaaaataaatttgttttagaaaaatctgaaaataaggaaaatgaatttgGAACCActgaagatgaaaaggaagtcattgaAGATACAAACAAGAAAACACGTTCTAGAAGGAATCAACAGACCCATACACCTGCCCATGAACCATCATCCACAGATAGTGAAATTCACACATCCTCTTcggagaaagataaaaaatctgcAACTAAAACAAGTGCAAGGAGAGTTCACTTTGAGACTCCAACATCAGAACTTGTTACTGAAGAAAAATCAAGTTCTGCTGTAAGAAGAGGTCGCCCAAAGAAGGCACTTGAAAAATCTGATAGTTCTGCAACAGATATGTCTGAAATTCTAGATGGAAAAACTGAGAACAATAAGAGAACAGAAAGACCCACTCGCAGGACAAAGGGTCAGTCAGAAAAAACTAAGGCAGAGGAAGGCCAGTCAGAGCactcaaaagaagaaaagtatgaaaaaattgcAACTGAAAAATCTGATAATTCTATGAATGACATGTCTGAAATTGTAGATGGAAAAACTGAGAACAGTAAAAAATCAGAAAGATCCACTCGAAGGGTGAGGGGTCTGTCAGAAAAGATAAAAGCAGAGGAAGGCCATTCACAGGactcaaaagaaaacaagagtgGAAAAGTTACAGTCGAAAAATATGACAGTTCTGTGGAAGACATATCTGGAATTCTTGATGGAAAAACTGAGGACAACAAAAAGGCAGAGAGACCCAGTCGCAGGAAAAGGGGTCAGTCAGAAAAAACTCAAGCGGAGGAAGACTTGCCACAGgactcaaaagaaaacaaaagtggaaaagtTACAGTTAAAAAATCTAACAATTCTACAGAAGACATGTCTGAAATTCTAGATGAAAAAACTGAGGATAAAAAAACAGGAAGACCAACTCGTAGGACAAGGGGTCAGCCAGAAAAAACTAAAGCAGAAGACCTGTCACAggaatcaaaagaaaacaaaagtggaaaagtTACAGTTGGAAAATCTAATAGCTCTACAGAAGACACGTCtgaaattcttgaagaaaaaactgaggaaaacaagaaaacaggaaGACCAACTCGCAGGACAAGGGGTCAGTCAGAAAAAACTAAAGCAGAGGAAGTAAATGAAGATGCACATGAAAAGACTACAGGAGTTAAACAAGAAGGTAACACAGCCTCCAAAGGAAGTAACCATGAGAAAGAAATTAGTGACAAGATTACCAAGAAGTCTGGTCGCCAACCAAGAGTGAAGAAGACcttgaatgataatgatatagaTGGCAA GGAGGAAGAAACCCAGTCTACAACAAAACATGGAAACAAGCAAGTAACCCTTGAGAATGAAGTCAGATCTACAAGACGTGGTAACAAAAATATGCCCTCAGAGGAAGAAATTCCCACTACtccaaggagaggaaggaggaagaaactatcagaagaagaagaagcggtaACACCCTCAAAAAG GGAGGAAGTCCAGCTTACAAAACGTGGAAACAAGCAAGTAGCTGTTGAGAATGAGGTTCAGtctacaaaatgtataaaaaatacagCCTCTGAAGAAGAGAATCAGCCTACTccaaggagaggaagaaggaagaaacctTCAGAGGAGGATAAAGCACCACCCTCTAAAAG TGAGGAAGACATCCAGCCAACAACAAATTGCGGAAACAAGAAAGTGGCTCTTGAAAGTGAAGTCCAGTCTACAAAACGTGGCAACAAAAAGATGGCTTCTGAGGACAAAAAGATTGTCTCTGAGGAGGAGATTCAGCCTACTAcaaagagaggaaggaggaagagaccATCAGAGGAAGAAATAGCATCACCCCCCAAAAG GGTGAGCAGAAGAACAAGAGCTCAGAAGTAA